The following coding sequences are from one Verrucosispora sp. WMMD573 window:
- a CDS encoding four-carbon acid sugar kinase family protein: MTASRYWPDRATLPPPWSEPLMPPLAERIAAAGCTVVVLDDDPTGTQTVHGVPVLTRWDVSSIAAELASRPPALYLLTNSRSLDPVRAAEINFRTGWQIRTAARWTRRAIAVVSRGDSTLRGHFPDETVALAEGLGGAVDGVLMVPAFLEGGRVTVDGRHWVADGTRWRPVADTPYARDATFGFTSSDLPDWVAERSGGQIPRDKVEVLTLADIRRGGPAAVAERLGALRNGAVCVSDALDPSDLEVLVTGVLIAEAAGARLLYRTAASFVPVRAGITARGLLTAAELGLARRGGPGGLVVVGSHVPTTTAQLGRLLTADAVVGVQVDAAALDEAGRRAEAEADRVAETAGVAVASGRDTVVYTSRTVLASKSASEALHRSVRVSAGLIGVVDRLPVRPAYVIGKGGITASDVATAGLGIVRAQVEGQIHPGVPVWRAGPECRFPNLPYVVFPGNVGGPDALLAVVRQLAGNEGGDD, translated from the coding sequence ATGACCGCCTCACGGTACTGGCCGGACCGCGCGACGCTGCCTCCACCGTGGTCCGAGCCGCTCATGCCGCCGCTGGCGGAGCGGATCGCCGCCGCCGGATGCACCGTTGTGGTGCTCGACGACGACCCGACCGGAACGCAGACCGTGCACGGGGTGCCGGTCCTCACCCGCTGGGATGTGTCGTCGATCGCCGCCGAGCTTGCCTCGAGACCGCCGGCACTGTACCTGTTGACGAACTCACGGTCACTGGATCCGGTCCGGGCAGCGGAGATCAACTTCCGCACCGGTTGGCAGATTCGGACTGCGGCGCGGTGGACGCGGCGCGCGATCGCGGTGGTGAGTCGGGGTGATTCCACGCTGCGGGGCCACTTCCCCGACGAGACGGTGGCCCTGGCAGAGGGACTCGGCGGCGCGGTTGACGGGGTGCTGATGGTCCCAGCCTTCCTCGAAGGAGGCCGTGTGACCGTCGATGGTCGGCACTGGGTGGCCGACGGCACCCGTTGGAGACCGGTCGCGGACACCCCGTACGCTCGGGACGCCACCTTCGGCTTCACGTCGTCCGACCTGCCCGACTGGGTGGCCGAACGTAGCGGAGGGCAGATCCCGCGCGACAAGGTCGAAGTGCTGACCCTCGCGGATATCCGCCGAGGCGGCCCGGCGGCCGTGGCCGAACGCCTCGGCGCATTGCGGAACGGCGCCGTATGCGTTAGCGACGCCCTAGATCCGAGCGACCTGGAGGTCCTGGTCACCGGCGTGCTGATCGCCGAGGCGGCCGGGGCCCGCCTGCTCTACCGCACCGCCGCCTCCTTCGTGCCAGTCCGCGCCGGGATCACGGCGCGTGGCCTGCTCACAGCAGCGGAACTGGGACTGGCACGGCGAGGTGGACCGGGTGGACTGGTCGTGGTCGGTTCCCACGTCCCCACCACGACCGCCCAACTCGGCCGTTTGCTTACGGCCGACGCGGTGGTGGGCGTACAGGTCGATGCTGCGGCTCTCGACGAGGCCGGCCGGCGGGCCGAAGCAGAGGCCGACCGGGTCGCCGAGACCGCTGGCGTCGCTGTGGCCTCCGGCCGGGACACCGTGGTTTACACCAGCCGAACCGTCCTGGCCTCGAAGTCCGCGAGTGAGGCCCTGCACCGCAGCGTCCGGGTCTCGGCGGGCCTGATCGGCGTCGTTGACCGGCTACCGGTGCGCCCGGCTTATGTGATCGGCAAGGGTGGCATCACCGCGAGCGACGTCGCCACCGCCGGTCTCGGGATCGTCCGCGCGCAGGTGGAGGGCCAGATTCATCCTGGTGTGCCGGTGTGGCGCGCAGGGCCTGAGTGCCGGTTTCCAAATTTGCCCTACGTGGTCTTCCCCGGGAACGTCGGCGGACCGGACGCTCTGCTGGCTGTTGTGCGGCAACTCGCAGGGAACGAGGGCGGGGATGACTGA
- a CDS encoding VOC family protein: MTMNERTTGLDHIGLVVTNTEEALALWRDLLGFSVDHAEVVNGGTVRLTHLDLGSVHLQLVEPLIRPHPLHDWMDRHGAGLHHLCFAVPDVEVAWTGDGVGVPPAQPAPHQGTRGRRAVFLDPACTGGVQLELVGS; encoded by the coding sequence ATGACGATGAACGAGCGGACAACAGGGCTCGATCACATCGGGCTCGTCGTGACAAACACCGAGGAAGCCCTGGCGCTTTGGCGTGACCTGCTCGGCTTCTCAGTGGACCACGCCGAGGTGGTCAACGGCGGCACCGTGAGGCTGACTCACCTCGATCTAGGCTCGGTGCATCTGCAACTGGTCGAGCCCTTGATCCGGCCGCACCCGCTGCACGACTGGATGGACCGGCACGGCGCCGGCCTGCACCATCTCTGTTTCGCTGTGCCCGATGTCGAAGTCGCCTGGACTGGCGACGGGGTCGGCGTGCCGCCCGCACAGCCGGCGCCGCATCAGGGCACGCGCGGCCGGCGTGCGGTCTTCCTCGATCCGGCGTGCACCGGCGGTGTCCAGCTGGAGCTGGTCGGGTCATGA